The Toxoplasma gondii ME49 chromosome XI, whole genome shotgun sequence region GCGCGTGCTTCGTCAGCAGCGCGTGTTCGTTGACGAGAGAGCGATCCACTTTGTGTCGGAAGGGCGGGGCGGCCCCCGCGCCGACGCGAGGAACTCGGTGTTCAAGCTCCAGAACACCTCTGCCAAGCAGACCGCGACAGAGCAGGTGCAGAGCCTCCGCGAAAAGTTCTCCGTGGTCCACGACGAGGGCGCAGAgtcaggagacgaaggatgGGGCAGCCAGTACGCGAATGTTCCTGAGGCGCTGAAGACCGAACGAGGAAAGTCGATTTTGGCGGAGCAGAACCGGGATCAACTGCTGGACGCGATAGAAAACATCGAGGCAGAAGCTGGCCAACTTCCCGAAGACACCGTCACCCGAGAGGAAATCGACGAAGCAGCTGCACTGAACCAAGTGATCCAGCGCTACAGCGTCACTCCCgacgcgctgtctccgcagcaaCTCGAAGCGCTAGCCAAGTTCGCGGAATACTCCCATAGTGAGATGGCTCAAGAAGGCGACTacgaaaacgacgaagacaacGCCGGCTACGAAGGCGACGCCGGCTACGAAGGCGACGCCGGCAACGACGGTGAAGGCTACGAAGGCTACGACGCCGACGAGGGTaacgacggagaaggcgacgaagatgaTGACGatgacgacgacgaagacttCAGTCCTCAGCAACTCAACAGTACGTGTCGAGGAATTTTGTCTGGTGGTAAAGAGGTTGTTCTGCTTGTCGCCAGGGTCGCGGCGTTGACAGAAAAGTCCGGAGGGTGCGCTGAGCGATAGATACGTATCTCTCGAGTGACGGGATAGTCCGGAATAGACGCCAGCCAGTGTGCCGTGAAATTTGTTTCGAAGAACAGGCGACTGTGTCCGCCGAGGGGGCCGTTTGCAAGGTAGGTGTCTCAGTTGCGGACTGGGACCGAAGGGAAACTGTGGAAGTTACagtgtttttcgttttcctgtgtTGCTGTTGTCTCCCACCGCAGAGCTTAACGACATGCAGCGCGAATTCCTCGCCAACAATATGGTTCAGTGGATGGAGAGCATGGAGGCTGCGTACACGCACGGCGTGATTCTCATGAAAATCAACTGCCTCGGCGTGGCCTTCATCAGAAACGTGACCATCAAAGATTGCGTAAGAGCTGGAaagcgaagcgaagaaggaacggagagagcaAAGTGGACTTCAGACCGTGTTACTTTAGTGCGGAACACTGGCCGCTGACATGGGTGTGGTTAAAAGGCCTTTTTCGAGCTTTCCTAGGTGACTTGTCGCCTTTCAGGACGGCCACGGAAGCTTTGTTCCATCGCTACAGAGTGAGAATGGAACGCACCTCTGAAACAGCAACAGTGCTGAACCAGcgtctttgtgtctctgtcaaAGTGGCCTAGGTTGTCGCCTGTCGTCAATAAATTCCTTTGTTCAGGTGTCGCATTATCGTCTTCCCAGTCGCGTTTGCTTCTCTAGAAAAGTCTATCTAAACTGCATCTGTTTCTCATTCGCTACATCCACGTTTATTCCTTGTCCCGGCTTGAGCAGCTTTTGACCATCGCGCAGCCTACCAACTGGCTGCAAACGAGCATCAGCCCCCGCAGGGTTGCTCTGACGTCCATCGAGTCTGTCGCCCTCGGTCGAAACTCGCGAGAGTTCGAAGCCATGGAGCAGCGCATTTACGACGGCCAGCTCGACGAAACGCTGTAAGTCAAGAAATGCATAGCTCTGAAAGCAGCAATCTCTCAGCAGTCTATTTCAGTGAAACAACGGAGTGTCTCATCCAAATCTACGTGCTGacctatctatctatatatatacatataaatacatacagACGATCAACACTTCGATTCCGAATGTGGGTTAATTCCCGAAGTGTGTCCTGCTCAGTTATTTTTGAAACGTTTGTATAGGTGTCAGCGCGGTTGCCGGTGTGAAGTTAGCCAATACTTATGGACTTAAACGTCAGTTGTTTTATTCGATACTGGCAGATGACCCCATTCTTGCATCCGTTCCTGCCAGACCAAAAAGTGCCTTGTGCTACGCGCCGAGCGTCTTGGTACAGCTCTGGTCTTTCTTCCGTGGTTAGCTGTCATGTGGCGTgcgtgtttttctctgtctcttttcaaAAACTGTTTTTATCGGTTTCTGGATGTTTGCCGAGCAAGCTCGTTCGTCGGCGCCGCGCGGTGCTCAACACAGTGAACGGGAAattgttttcgttttcttgctCTGTTGTCTGAACGCTTTGCTGCAGCCCTTCCCCAAAGTTATGCTCCGTCGTCCACCTTCCGGCAGACCGAACCCTTTCCCTCGTTTTTGTGTAAGTCCGTACGCTTTGAAGGTGCCCGATGGACACACTCCATTTAGCGTTTCTTATTTCCTTTGTGCACTTTTCCTGCATTCTATTTGCTCTTGGCAACGAGCTCCAGTTGGCAGACGAGATGTATCCAAGGGAGTGAAAGCAACTGTTCCAGGCTTGTTGAAGACTGTGTGTTACGCAGGAGATGACTCTCAGATCGCCGTTCAACCAAAGCAACACATGCTATTGAGGGATCGCGGCGTGGATGTTTCGTGAGGCAAATTCTGCTGTGTGTTTGCCGTCACCGTGAGTTGCTGcgtcctttttttctcacgTTTACTGGGGAAGTATTAACGCAGGCGCGTTTATTCCGTCCCTGTGCGTCGTCTGGCGTACGAGTGAGATTTTCGTTGGAaggtttttcctttcttccagtACAGGATTGATCAGCCTGGAGGTcgcttgtctctgcttcctcatctccgcgtttttttgcttggttgtttttctgtgttcagGGATGAGGAGCACCGCAACGggtttgtcttcttcttgcgtGTCATGGTCAAGAGGGCGAAGCAAGCTGAGCAGGTGGGAGCTGAATAATTAtggcgttctgtctcctgccctGTCGCTTCGTGGAATGCCTGTAAAGGGCGCTTACGCGGCAAAAGTCGCAACGGTGAATTtaggtgaagaagagcgacaaaCACATCTGTCGAAACACAAATAGCCTGCGAACGTCGTCTATAGGCCGAAGCCTGAAAACACGGTGGCAGTCGGGTATATGGTTGCGGAGAAACTGTCATTGTGCGTGTTTGTGAAATCAAAATCTTGGTGATTTGCCCAAGTATCTTCACTGTGTGGtgcaagaaaagaaaacgtgtGGTCCCGACCTTCCCGACCCTTAACAGTCGTTTGAGAAATTTGCGGAGCGCAGTTCGGGAAAAGGCATCGAAGCGGGGGAAGTTTTTCCGTGTGCGTCTTGTCATCTCGTGCGTCACCCGGCCCTGCTCTTGGTGAGCGAGAAGGTGTACCAGTTGGTCACCTCATGCACACTGCGAATCCGGTGGTCCTCGAAATCAAACGAGACCGAACCTCGAGTACGGGAAAAGGCGGCTTTTGCCGTGATGGCACTGTCACACCCGGATCGCCTACTACCGGTCAGGCGGTTCGTAACACCGCTTCATATCGCAATAGAAGGCTTTTGTAGCACATTAGGCGGTGGCGCAAGTCCTTCCATCGATAGGCATAAGCGGCCGTCTCGGATCGTGAACCAGCATTTCACACCGTACGTGCTGCCACACGCCTGTAGGTTTTGTAGGCACTTCAGCGGTCCACGGGTCTTCTGTAAAAATCGAGTTGCAAATTGTTCCTGAATTTCACAGAAGACACCCTTGCAAAAACGGCTGTCGACTTTTGCCATTCCCACGTATAATCAACGAAAACTGGTCCAGTGTTCGTCGACAAAACAGTGCGACTTGCACAGCCTGATCTACTCATGCCAGTATATGTCCAGCCCTAGGTGGCGGaacacatacacacagatgCCCACGCGAGAATACAGTTAATGGGAGAGTCGCCAGACGCTAATAAGGAGAAGGTAGGTTGCTGTCACGTTAAGGATAAACCAGGAACGCCGATGGCGAATTCTTCTACCTTCTACTGGGAAGAAGGCTGCAGCATAGGCGGAAGATCAGTAGCATAACCGCAGCTGGATGTGGGTAACAGTCATTATAACACATCCAGTGACAGCGGTCCAGGTGGCATATCGTCTGGACTATTACGCTTCAGTGAAACGTTCGACAAGACAGACGATATTATCATGTGTGTAGCCAACAGAGCCATTCAAGGGACGCTGCATTCCAGATTTTTGCTGGAGGTGTAGAGATACCACTCTGACTATCCAACACCAGCCAAGAAATATCAATCTAGTGCTACGGTTGCTGTAAGAACTCAAACATGTGCGTTCGTGTAACTCTCCAAATCGTCACTTTCATCACTGCGGACGACGGCCTGTTCCACCAGGCCTCTGGATCTTTCAACCTCCCTGAAATGGCTGTGTCGTGCCGTTGACGTACTGGGTGACATGTGAAGTCTTTGGGGCTTTTCGGGCACTCCAAACGAGACAGGTAACTGATTCATGAAGCGTTTCTGGCACAGCGAAGCACATCACCACAAACTCCTTCTTCTAACGAAGTGAAAACGATCCGTGGAAGCGAACTGTTCGATGCATGGCACATGCAGGTTTGTGTTTCGCAGAGAGCGTGCAACTGTTTCGAGAGTCACAACGACAACGCACGTGGCGAAAAGAACTCTCCACCGGTCAAAGTGCAAATCTGTCTGTCTAACGGACTTTGCCTCAGTTTAGCGAAACCGAAAGCGAGGATCGTGGTCAGAGTCAGTTCGACATGTCGCTGTTAGGACGTGGCTCTGTTTATCTCAGGGGTCTCGAGGTTGTGTGCTGTCCAAACGAACGAGTGACACTACTGTACAAAACATGTGTGGGCATATTTTTGAAAAATTTCTCATCTTGTCGTTGTGTGTTCCCATTCTGGCGGGCTGGTAGCGCAGTCCAGTGGTCTACTGCTGCTTGCGGCAGCGGCCTTACCAATACAGAGAAAGGACGGGTCGTGAGCGTTTCAAAAAAGACGGCTGAGATGCAAAAACTTTCTTTCAAGTACTGAAATTGTGTTTTCAGTCACAGGCAGACTAACATGGGATCCCCGACAAAATTCGACGAGGATGCGTTGAATTGTGGCTAACCGCATTTTCATAGAGACTCAACTAAATAAAAGAACATGTGGATCACGTGTCTCCAGAGAATGGAAGACATGCTTGAGCAAGTCGTAGTTACGAGAGATCTACATGTCGAAGAACGAAGGGGAGAGCTGAATTGAAGACGCCAATGGTGTTGGGTAGAAGCGAGCGGCTGGAGTGTTTCTTGCTTTGGGGCATGCAATTTACTCCTTCGTATTTTTCATGGTttctgcacatgcatgttTCAATTCTCTCGAAGCAAAAATCCGAACTCTGCACAAACGGTCTTTTTCCCGAAGAACCCCCGCAGTCGTTCCACCGCACCTTGGAACAGGAAAGCGACCCTCCATGTGCCCTCAGAACAGCCTGTTCTGTGAGGTTGCAGGACAGCCCACttgtcgcttctgcttccttaGGGTGAAGGGTCAAGGCCCGGCCGCTACCGAATTCAGAGCAGACATTCTGAGTTGCTGACACACCTAATGAAACTACGGAGTAAGAGGTCGCGTTCGTTCGTTTCGGAGAACGAGCTCCGAACGCCCAGTATAAATTATCACAAGAAGTACGATATCTTCCGTACAAAACCGGAGTTAAGAATATCAAGGGCATGGCTAGATCAGGTACCGCATTTACCACAATATCAGCACGCACTGATTGTATTTTACACTGTGTAACATGAACAGTTACAGCTGTTGTTCGACTGGCGTTGcatgccttctctcccttttcgaaTCTCTGTGGTGCCTCTAACACACCAGTGAGCAGCTTCTGATGCTACTGCGAGACGGTTAGGTTTCTCGCGAGGTTCTACTAATTTTTTTCGACTGCGAATCCGGCGCCTCTGTCGAACTCGGGGGTCACAAAGAGTCACCAGAAGACGACCGCAATTccacgaagagacaggcacATTTACTTTTATCTCATttgcagatatatatatgcatatgtatatatataaacagaCATCAGCATTCACTGCCAAGTACAAGGCAAGGGTGTGCGCGTGCCGACTcagagcgacagacgcgTGCTTTTCATCTGCCTGGATGGTAAttttcgctgcatgcgcacatgcaCGAGTCAAAATGATTTAAAGTGGAGTCGGgtgcctttcttctcagaAGATTCTTCTGCATGTCGGGGACAAAAAAGGAGGAGGGAGCTCTCGATCGTCAGATAGGTGCCAGCTTTGTTGCCAGTTCTTTTCTTACTCCTTTGCTATTGGGCGCAGCCGTCATGACTCTCCTTCAGAGCTTCTACTTCGATTTcatgcgccttctctcgacttGCTCCCCATTTTGACCGCGAGTTCCTGTtattcttctttctctctccgttcttccactctgtatgtacaccagATGCCTGCCCGTGCTTGTTCTGCAAGTCTCCCTTCCCCCAGTGGTCCCGTCGCCAGACTGTTTCCACTGCGCTCTTCTCACCTGCCGCTCGATCCGCtgttttcgctcttctccatgCACCCttggtttctctctttcttacattctctctctgaatcgcttctccgctctctttttctctccttcctttcttcttgcttcctcgcttgcgattctctcccttcctccactccactccttctcttctctctgttacCTCTTTCCTCCATTGTTCCTTTTtgtcgctcctctctctagCCTCTCCACccgtctccccttttcttcctgcatacttatctctctttcctctctctcccctccggtctacttttcctctcttctctccttgcttccctcttctcgctgctctcgtcCTTTCTCGTTGTTTCTCGGCCTCGGAGCAAGATGTCGGTCCCCCCGTTTACTCCGCCGAACGCAGAGGGCGCTCTTCTCCgtggactgcatgcgcctgccagggagaggcgaaagccTAGCTCTTCGGCTAGCTCTTCGACGCCGCAGAAGCCTGTGAGGACGGCCTTTGAGAACGGGCGATTTCTCTGCTACAAGTGCAAAGCCAACTGGGCAGTGTGCGACGACCGCGAGAAGAGCTGTCGAAACTGTCTCCTCAACCTCGTCCGGTCGACCGTCGTCAGCCACCTTCGGAAGGTCGCGGAGACGTCTCGACAGCTtgaagaagctgcgaaggaagaaggccagagagagacgacagctgcatgcggctcggggcgcgaggagaccgagacagcgagagaagacagacgcaggccgacgacagacgaggcagaTGATCAGAAGCGCGTTTGGTTCGTCGCTGTTTCAGGGGGTCCTGCCTCGCTCGCCCTGGTCCACATTTTGCGCGACCATCTTTTGGAGCAAAGGAGCAagtgggagagaagaaaggcaggcCAGCTACGCAggcaaacgcatgcagatcggCATCGACAAGCGCCGGCGAAGGAAGCCTCCCCAGATGCGCCTTCATCGTCGTCATCGCAGGACGGCCCTGAAACCCAGAAGGAGTCgagttcctcctcttctccactttcctcttcttctgctcgaCAAGACTGCCCGCCTCTTCCGCTCTTTGCAGTCCACGTCGACGTAGCGCCTTGGTTGCCTCGCGGTCCCGCTTCCTCCCAAGGGTGTCTGGAAAAAAGTTCCGAGTCGTCTCTCGTCGCAGAGCTGCGGGCAATTCTCGACAGTCTCGGCGTCCCCCTTCTCGTCATTCCCCCCACAGCTGCGTTCTTTCACAACTCGTCTTCGggcccttcttcttctggggaTTGCTCCTCTGACTCGGTGTCGTGTGAGGACGGTGGAGAGGCGCTTCGCGTTCACTTGCAGGCGGTTCTTGCGGAGGATGGCAATGCGTTCGaagctcttcttcgagtcATTATGTAAGTTGTCGTCGTCTCGTGGATCGGGAGGACTTTGGAGCGGCCACAACGAGGAGAAGGGCGTACGCGCTCTCCGACGTGTGTGGGTGGAAAGCATGTCCCTATCGATTCCATCGATTCTAGATTCGCGCTCAAAACAGTCGGCGGCAAATGCTGTTCGATCGGTTGGGCGAGAGTCTCAAGCGCAAACGATGGTCCTTGCCCGACAAGCATTTTCGTTCTTCTGACCGTCAGAGGACAACCACGGGGCTTCCAAAGGCAGGCGAATCCCGGTGGGCTCCGTGTTGCGTGAAGAGTTGTCGGACTGATCTCATGTCGGATACCAGGAAGTTTTTTTCGTGTCTGGTTGATGTgtcgtcgctcttcgtctttcttgtcgttctctcccctgtCGTCCGGgcatctgtctcctttcttctgcctcggtttcttcgcttctgtaTTGGCCGCTAGTGAGAgatgtttctttctgcgtcttcgcttcgtccgtcgcgtctctctctgtccgcGCCTCTGTCTGCGAGTGTCGAGTTTGACATCGAAGCTTCTGACCTTTTCGTGCTCTGGGGTTTCCGCGCTCTCTGTCCCTGACAGTGGGCCGTAGCCAGGTGAAACGCTTAGTTcctgaagacgaagcagtCAAGAAACTGGAGGAAAGTTCTCCTCTGCACCCTTAGAGTTTCCTTGCTACGTTCTTCGCTTTTGCCTTGTCTGGAAACGCTCCCCTCTGTCGTGATGCCTTGAGCCTTGTTGCGTGTGTTCGGATTGGAAGAGGGCGGCTCGGGAAGAAGCGAATTTCTCGACCGTTTTTCGTCACACCATATCCACGCGCTGTCTGGCGGCTCTAGAAATGCCGCGCTCATTACACAGGTGTTTCCGTGAGCCATCGAAACCCATTCTGAACTCCAAAACGTCCACTTCGCATCGAGCTGGAGAAGCGGGtggcagaagaagctggccctcttcgctttcgtACAACGTCCGCCTAAACAGTGTTTCCTCCGGAAGAACTTTTCGTTCTTCGGGTCTCTCTGAAATGCATCGTGCTTCTCATCTCGTGTTCAGCACTGGTTAAAGAACGCGTTGTGCGTCTCACTCTTTTCACTCTTTTCACGCTTTTCAGTTGTTCGATCTGTTCTTCTTGCACGCATCTTTTCCGccctccgtttctcgctggagtcgtcgctctcccctctcgTGTCGTTGCTTTCAGAGTTCGGTCCCTGTTCCACTTCCTTCAGCGACCCCCGCTCCCCCTTCGGGCAGACAGCCGACCCTCGGTCTTGGCTGCGAGAAACGCCGCGGCAGACTTCGCGGGCGAGAGCAAGTGTCGAGACAAGGAACGCAGCGAGCAAGAGAGACCAACGCAAAGCAGCAGTCGCCGgagtctcgctcttctctgcttcggagacagcagcacCCGTCTCGCCGTTCGGCTCCTGCTCAAGGCCTGCCAAGGCGACGGCCTCACCCTTCAACAGGAAGCGCAGCTCGTCGACGACCGGTGAGAGCACATGTTCTGCGCGCTGAAGAGGGTCTTTAACTGCGTTTCGACAAGTCCAGAGACTGGTCGTCTTTTCCGAGGCTTCCATCTGGCCGTTCGTGTCTGGCGCGGGTGTGCGCTTCGTTGAAgatcgaaaaaaaagagacgacagagaaagggcATTCTGGCGGCTTGAACGAGAGGCAACCAGGGGTGGCGGCGCTGATACGCTGTCGCTGTGGACTTTGTCTTTGCGGCTTGTGCGTCTCTCAGGTTCCTCCCgagcttctgcctctgccgccCTTTGCTGTCGATCTCTGCAAAAGAAGCTGCCATGTACTGTCGATACGCCgctcttcccttcctgtcGACGAACCCGTACAGCCTCgtgcttccttttcctgctccttctcttccgcttcccccccttccttcgcgttcctcAAACACAGTCGCAAACTCcccggcttcttcctcttcttcatcgtcttcttcctcttcttcatcgtctgcttcaacgtcttcttcctcttcttcatcgtgtgcttcatcatcttcttcctctccttcttcattgtcttctcccgcttttGTCTCGGTGCGCAGTGTTCCCTTGAGTTTCCTCAttcgctctttccttctggaTTTGCAGAGAAATTTTCCGTCGACGGTTTCGAACGTCTTGAAGACCTCGCAGAAGGCAGTGCCTGTCTCCCGTCGCCTGTCcactctcgtctcttccagcgaggagaacagttcttctctctcgcagcgGGAAGGAGGCTCTGACGCCAAGAACGACTCCTCAGAGACCTgcagcctctgtctcctcggcttGTGCGATCCAGAAACATTTTCTGACAACGCGCTCTGGGACTCGAATCAGCGAAGAGTAGGTCGACAGAGAGGTGGAACCAGTTTGAAAGAAGGCTTGCGTCTTCGTTATCtccggagagagacacctggaCGCGCGTTGGCCTCTCACACGAAGTTCCTGCGTTTGCACTTCCTTTCGTCGAGACCAccgcgtctccagagaagggCGGAAATGCCGTCGACTAGAGCGTTCAACCGTCATCGTCAAACGGAGCCGCGGGAACTGAACTGCTTTTGAAACGTTGGACGAACGCGCAAACACAGGGTGCTTGCACCTGCCCCATATTGTCaagcgtatatatatatatatatatgggtgtgtgtacatgtatCTATTTGTGTGTTTCACTCGCAGACAGATGGAGCGAGGTGGGGAGGGAACAAGCGATGGCGGGATGTACAGTGCGCGGTTGGATACGTGTGAGCAGATGTAGAATGGCACCAGGCGCATGCTGAGGTTTATTTCATGTAGCGCAGCGCGGAGTGTAGCTACAGGGAATCTGTATGGATCGGGttgagactgcatgcacaggcatGGAGAGAGGTACAGGTGTCAGAGTCAGCCAGTTAAACAGGAGAGCGTTTATGTAGAGATACATGCAAGGAGGgagagcaacagagaaacgtTATCTCGACAGCAAGGCTTCGCACTTTGTTTTGCGGGTGCTTTCCTCATGCGCGCGCATCCTGGCAGCGACCGTGGACGAAATCTGCAGAATTGTTCTCCAGTGTTCTGCTCCATTCTATAGGAGTCGCTGTACAGTCCTTGTGCTTTTCGTGATCTTTCTTCCGTTGATTCGAGGGTTATCGACAGCAGTCACGGCTCTCGTCACTTTCATCTGTCCATATCAATACTTCAGCGGGTGTTGGCGTCTGCGTTCGAGACACTCCTGTCTGTAGTCAAAAACATACATTTACATagatgcacatatacatgtgtctatgtatatatatgtacgtgcatatatgtatgcatatatatatatatatatatatatatatatatatatgcacacagctatatgcatatatgtcCGCATctatatgtttatatgtgcatgtgtatatctAGAGATGTTTAAATGTGTCTCTATATGtctgtgtatatgtgcaGGTGTACATATGTAAGCTGTCGATCGGTTGGTATGTCTCGTTTTGTATTCTGCAGATTCTCTTTCAGTCGCCTCAAGGCGAAGCTTcgacgtctctctgtcctcctcgccttccgctTTGCATGCCTTGCGCTCGTGCGGCAAGTGCGGGGACAGCGAGTGcgtctgtcgccttttcttgtctttcttcgtctttctcgcaaGTCGCAAGCAGCGGTTCTCAGCACGACACCTAGGGCATGCGAGACAAAACAGCAGGCTTGTGGCATTGACGGGAGTTTCACTTGGTTCGCCGTTTTCCTGTACGTACCCCTCAAGCTGGTGCGCTGGCTGAGGTCGGGGCTGTCTGTGCTCAGTCGACCCAAGCGTCTGCTGTGTTCGAAGTTACCGGAGAACAGCAAGACGACTtttgcagaagaaacagagcatTGCGCAGAGGTGAACAAAATGCGGATGCAGTGTCGGTGAAGGCCTTGCGCCACCCAGGGGCTCGCTCGCCTCCACGGTCGAAGATATCTCGAGGTGTGACTTCGGTATCTGTTCTACCGGTCGTTCCGCGCGCGTTTCTGCGATTTCTTCCGAAGATGGAGATGCTCTGTCTGTGCCGAGGAGGCATGCCTGTCTCACATTTTCCATGTTTCTCGACCTTTCTCAGGAGCGCCGAAGCAATGAGAAGTACATTGGATCGGGTGAGCAGAGACCCTCAAGATCTTCTCAGAGGGCCATGAAAGTCGAGTAGAATCCgactcgttttctccgtACGGACCTCCTCTGGAACGGAGACTGCCGAAAATGTAGAGGGTGATCGTTGCGCAGTTTGTGCACAAGCGCCACGGAGTCCattctttgcttctcctAGAAACGGCGGGGGGTTGGCTGCAGCTTTTAGGGGAAAACGGGAGCTTTTCCGCCGACGAAAAGTCAGTCGGTCACCGACACCAGAGCTCTGGATCTGCAGGGGTGCCACTACGCGGTCACTGCGTTGTCAAAAACCGGTCTCAAAGCAGCTTTTCCATCTGGGCGATCTACGCCGTAGCTCTCCACGAAGCAAGAAGACCAGCAAGAGAGCTGGCGCGTTTAGAGTCGGACTGCGTCAGGAAACCGCAGGAAGAGCTACACGAAAGTCAACCGTGCGTCGGATGTATATCTAGAAAGCAGCATTTTCCGCAGATCGTGCACTAGACATGCGTTTTTTCGTATTTTCTTGAAGGTTTACAAAGACTCTCAGGCGACGTTTGTAAGACTTTCCTTGAAGTTGTTTCCTATCCGTTTTCAGTTCACGAAAAAACTGGCACATCTTGAGCACTTGGAATTTTACACTGTCGAAGAGCCAGTAACCCACCGGAAACGTCCACTCCGGTTCTTCCCTGTGAATCGAAGGAGTgtagaaacgcagagagctgTGTGCTGTTGACTCGTGGCTTCCATAGAAGCCAAAACCTTCGGACTCCATCTGCATTTTATCCAAGTTTTGCTGTGGGGAACCTGAATTCTTGGGGCGCGACCAGTGCCTGAAAAACTGAGGAGTCACTCGCGCAACTaaggagacacctgggaCATCCTAGGGAAACGCACGGCGTCTCAGTCAGGGAATGTCCTCGGCGGCACGCCTTGGCCGCCgacttccttttctcttccttttctcgtgcATAGAAAAGACGGAATCAAATGGAAATATCTTTTTAAAAACACCAACTTCGGAAAAGCAAACGTGGAATAACAACGCCAAGTACAAAATAtaatatttatatatatatatatatataaaatatatatatatatatatatatataaaatatatatatatatatatatataaaatatatatatatatatatatatatatatggatctATGTGGTGTCCCTCTAGAAGCCGTGCAAGGAACTTTATTTCTCTCATCGGGTGAGACATCTGGACAGTGATTGAAGTTTCAAG contains the following coding sequences:
- a CDS encoding hypothetical protein (encoded by transcript TGME49_311890), with product MVSTGQRPCNRLRALQAASEGRRKSSRGQGELLRVLRQQRVFVDERAIHFVSEGRGGPRADARNSVFKLQNTSAKQTATEQVQSLREKFSVVHDEGAESGDEGWGSQYANVPEALKTERGKSILAEQNRDQLLDAIENIEAEAGQLPEDTVTREEIDEAAALNQVIQRYSVTPDALSPQQLEALAKFAEYSHSEMAQEGDYENDEDNAGYEGYDADEGNDGEGDEDDDDDDDEDFSPQQLNKLNDMQREFLANNMVQWMESMEAAYTHGVILMKINCLGVAFIRNVTIKDCLLTIAQPTNWLQTSISPRRVALTSIESVALGRNSREFEAMEQRIYDGQLDETLPSPKLCSVVHLPADRTLSLVFVDEEHRNGFVFFLRVMVKRAKQAEQVGAE
- a CDS encoding hypothetical protein (encoded by transcript TGME49_311905) → MSVPPFTPPNAEGALLRGLHAPARERRKPSSSASSSTPQKPVRTAFENGRFLCYKCKANWAVCDDREKSCRNCLLNLVRSTVVSHLRKVAETSRQLEEAAKEEGQRETTAACGSGREETETAREDRRRPTTDEADDQKRVWFVAVSGGPASLALVHILRDHLLEQRSKWERRKAGQLRRQTHADRHRQAPAKEASPDAPSSSSSQDGPETQKESSSSSSPLSSSSARQDCPPLPLFAVHVDVAPWLPRGPASSQGCLEKSSESSLVAELRAILDSLGVPLLVIPPTAAFFHNSSSGPSSSGDCSSDSVSCEDGGEALRVHLQAVLAEDGNAFEALLRVIIVRSLFHFLQRPPLPLRADSRPSVLAARNAAADFAGESKCRDKERSEQERPTQSSSRRSLALLCFGDSSTRLAVRLLLKACQGDGLTLQQEAQLVDDRFLPSFCLCRPLLSISAKEAAMYCRYAALPFLSTNPYSLVLPFPAPSLPLPPLPSRSSNTVANSPASSSSSSSSSSSSSSASTSSSSSSSCASSSSSSPSSLSSPAFVSVRSVPLSFLIRSFLLDLQRNFPSTVSNVLKTSQKAVPVSRRLSTLVSSSEENSSSLSQREGGSDAKNDSSETCSLCLLGLCDPETFSDNALWDSNQRRILFQSPQGEASTSLCPPRLPLCMPCARAASAGTASASVAFSCLSSSFSQVASSGSQHDT